Proteins from one Sporocytophaga myxococcoides genomic window:
- a CDS encoding lipocalin family protein, translated as MKLKAFFTALLFLSVLSVNAQRATLIKGNWRYHDVTEKEKLDSASIKMLEMLFSEITFNIEENGHYKAQFMGKAEEGVWKLNKDESKITFTSSKGPVNEMTIVDVSQNKLILNFGKPNSLILKKAEPVKESK; from the coding sequence ATGAAATTAAAAGCATTTTTTACAGCCTTATTATTTTTATCAGTCCTAAGTGTAAATGCTCAGAGAGCTACTCTTATAAAAGGAAACTGGAGGTATCACGATGTAACCGAAAAGGAAAAACTAGATTCTGCCAGTATAAAAATGTTGGAAATGTTATTCAGTGAAATAACTTTTAATATCGAAGAAAACGGTCATTATAAGGCTCAATTTATGGGTAAAGCAGAGGAGGGAGTATGGAAACTTAACAAAGATGAATCTAAAATTACCTTCACTTCCAGTAAAGGACCTGTCAATGAAATGACAATTGTTGATGTTAGCCAGAATAAATTAATTCTGAATTTCGGAAAGCCTAATTCTCTTATCCTGAAAAAGGCAGAACCCGTTAAGGAAAGTAAGTAG
- a CDS encoding dihydrofolate reductase family protein produces MSNERKLVLFIAASMDGYIAAPNDDLSFLSLVNKEGEDYGYSSFIQTVDTAIVGRKTYDWVMAHVPEFSHADKDTYVITRSPRPSNGNVTFYNGNLKDLIVELKSKKGKNIFCDGGSEIIHELLKEKLIDEMTVSIIPILLGSGTRLFKEGAPEQKLKLISSKQFDTGLAQLHYVFEGK; encoded by the coding sequence ATGTCTAACGAACGTAAATTAGTTTTATTCATTGCCGCTAGTATGGACGGTTATATTGCAGCACCTAATGATGATTTGAGTTTTCTTTCATTAGTAAATAAGGAAGGTGAAGATTATGGTTACTCATCTTTTATCCAAACTGTTGATACCGCTATTGTGGGCAGGAAAACGTATGACTGGGTCATGGCACATGTACCTGAATTTTCTCACGCTGATAAAGATACTTACGTTATTACAAGATCTCCAAGACCTTCTAATGGCAATGTCACATTTTACAATGGAAATCTTAAAGATCTAATTGTAGAATTAAAATCAAAAAAAGGTAAGAATATCTTCTGTGACGGAGGTTCTGAAATCATTCACGAATTACTTAAGGAAAAGCTCATTGATGAAATGACCGTTTCCATTATCCCAATACTGCTAGGAAGTGGAACCAGACTTTTTAAAGAAGGAGCTCCTGAGCAGAAATTAAAGCTTATTTCATCAAAACAATTTGACACAGGTTTAGCTCAGTTACATTATGTGTTTGAAGGAAAATAA
- a CDS encoding glycosyl hydrolase 53 family protein, with protein MNKILLITISFLLLLNNNALPQIARGADVGWLSQMENAGRIWRDSNGVQRDLFDILDDYCINSIRLRVWVNPANGWNGKQDVVNVAKRAAAKGYRLMIDFHYSDSWADPGKQTKPAAWANYNVTQLGQAVYNHTIDVLNALKAQNITPEWVQVGNETNNGMLWPEGQASTNMANYASFVNKGYEAVKAIFPNTKVIVHVSNGYDNSLFRWNIGGLINNGAKFDIIAMSMYPNTPQEWQTYAQQTLTNMNDMISRYNKEIMVSEIGVPVTAPQEARQFVEQVIKNLQSLSNKKGLGVFWWEPQAYNWEGYDKVAWTGNWGNTPYQATNAMSGFKYNCENKPPVITLISPANNLSLCQGTPVELIVNATDSDGLISRVNFYDGTTLLYTDYDSPYSYIWENPSIGTHEISAQAIDNANAATTSGTSNFTINAAPQITITSPANNSSIQSSGGFASVTLNTQTDSPDISLTEFYNGNKLIGNTQTNSYVWNQVPNGSYQNITAVVTTSSGCKGTSSPISFEINTITGIKDNFTHTSDISIYPNPSNISFNIPNLNNSSIEIYNSQGLQIEQIRAEGQISFGDHYLPGIYLVRFEDGRMIKAIKY; from the coding sequence ATGAATAAGATCTTACTGATAACCATTTCTTTTCTGTTATTATTAAATAATAATGCCCTACCACAGATTGCAAGAGGTGCTGATGTCGGCTGGCTTTCCCAAATGGAAAACGCTGGACGAATCTGGCGTGATAGCAACGGAGTTCAAAGAGACCTTTTTGATATCCTTGACGACTATTGCATCAACTCGATAAGGTTGAGAGTATGGGTAAATCCGGCCAATGGTTGGAATGGAAAACAGGACGTGGTGAATGTTGCTAAAAGAGCCGCAGCAAAAGGCTACAGACTGATGATTGATTTCCATTACAGTGATTCCTGGGCTGATCCCGGTAAGCAGACAAAACCTGCAGCATGGGCCAATTATAACGTTACCCAGTTGGGACAAGCTGTATACAATCATACAATTGATGTACTCAATGCTTTGAAAGCTCAAAACATCACACCGGAATGGGTTCAGGTAGGAAATGAAACCAATAATGGCATGCTCTGGCCGGAAGGACAAGCTTCTACTAATATGGCCAATTATGCTTCTTTCGTAAATAAAGGATATGAAGCGGTAAAAGCAATATTTCCCAACACAAAAGTCATCGTACATGTTTCTAATGGATATGACAACTCTCTTTTCCGCTGGAACATCGGAGGCTTAATAAATAACGGAGCAAAGTTTGACATTATAGCTATGTCCATGTACCCAAATACGCCTCAGGAGTGGCAGACCTATGCACAGCAAACCCTAACCAATATGAATGATATGATTTCTAGATACAATAAAGAAATCATGGTTTCAGAGATAGGTGTTCCTGTAACGGCTCCTCAGGAAGCCAGGCAATTTGTAGAACAGGTAATAAAAAATTTACAGTCTCTGTCAAATAAAAAGGGGCTTGGTGTTTTCTGGTGGGAACCTCAGGCCTATAACTGGGAAGGATATGATAAAGTAGCATGGACCGGCAATTGGGGAAATACTCCGTATCAGGCAACAAATGCTATGTCGGGATTTAAGTATAACTGCGAGAACAAACCTCCTGTCATAACCCTCATCTCCCCTGCTAATAATTTAAGTCTTTGCCAGGGAACTCCAGTAGAGCTTATAGTAAACGCTACTGATAGTGATGGATTAATTTCAAGAGTTAACTTTTATGATGGTACGACATTGCTCTATACTGATTATGACTCCCCATATAGTTATATCTGGGAAAACCCATCCATTGGCACACACGAAATTTCAGCTCAGGCTATTGACAATGCAAATGCAGCAACAACATCGGGAACATCTAACTTTACCATTAATGCTGCTCCTCAAATAACAATTACCAGTCCTGCAAACAATTCAAGTATTCAATCTTCAGGAGGATTTGCATCGGTAACACTGAATACCCAGACAGATAGTCCTGATATATCCTTAACAGAGTTTTATAACGGGAACAAACTCATTGGTAATACGCAGACAAACTCTTATGTATGGAATCAGGTTCCCAATGGTTCTTATCAGAACATTACCGCTGTAGTCACCACTTCGAGTGGATGCAAAGGAACATCGTCTCCCATTTCATTTGAGATTAATACCATTACCGGAATAAAAGATAATTTTACTCATACTTCTGACATTTCTATTTATCCAAATCCATCTAACATCAGCTTTAATATACCTAATCTGAACAATTCTAGTATTGAAATTTATAATTCCCAAGGACTGCAAATTGAACAGATTCGGGCAGAAGGTCAAATTAGTTTTGGAGATCATTACCTCCCTGGTATATACCTGGTTCGATTTGAAGATGGAAGAATGATAAAAGCAATTAAATATTAA
- a CDS encoding GyrI-like domain-containing protein: MYPRIETISGKILLGKHLKMSLKENKTVELWRSFMPLRNRIINPVSSDLFSLQIYQHINDYMNPESEFVKWAAMEVSDNMEIPQGMDSYYLSGGLYAVFLHKGGPQNFRETFHFIFNEWMPVSGYIVDHREHFELLGEKYKNNEPESEEEIWIPIKRWES; encoded by the coding sequence TTGTATCCACGAATAGAAACAATATCCGGTAAAATATTACTAGGGAAACATCTTAAAATGTCTTTAAAGGAAAATAAGACAGTAGAACTTTGGCGAAGTTTTATGCCATTGAGAAATAGGATAATCAATCCTGTATCATCTGATTTGTTTAGCTTGCAGATATATCAGCATATCAATGATTATATGAATCCGGAGTCTGAGTTTGTGAAGTGGGCTGCTATGGAAGTATCAGATAATATGGAAATACCACAAGGGATGGACTCATATTACTTATCAGGTGGCCTTTACGCAGTGTTTTTGCATAAAGGCGGTCCACAAAACTTTCGTGAAACTTTCCATTTCATATTTAATGAATGGATGCCAGTTTCCGGCTATATTGTGGATCACAGAGAACATTTTGAACTGCTGGGCGAAAAGTATAAAAATAATGAACCGGAATCGGAAGAAGAAATATGGATACCGATCAAGAGGTGGGAGAGTTAA